In Armatimonadota bacterium, the following are encoded in one genomic region:
- the tsaD gene encoding tRNA (adenosine(37)-N6)-threonylcarbamoyltransferase complex transferase subunit TsaD codes for MRVLAVETSCDETAAAVVGDGFRIHSNVVASQAALHRRFGGVVPELASRKHIERLLPVVDEALEQAGTDLGGIDGLAVTRGPGLVGALTVGVAAVKAMALARGLPFVGVNHLEGHLYSIFLAEPEIAFPVLALIVSGAHADLVVMHDHGRYEVLGRSRDDAAGEAFDKVARAMGLGYPGGPELDRLGSGGRPDAVPLPLPMADESWDFSFSGVKTAALRAWRAHGGDGAFRSDLAASLQRVVVEVLVRKTMRAAERYLPSTVAVTGGVAANSRLRAEMAEACRRRGLRLVIPPPVLCTDNAAMIAAAGLVRLTRGERSPLNLSAESDLPL; via the coding sequence ATGCGCGTCCTGGCCGTCGAGACCTCCTGCGATGAGACCGCCGCGGCCGTGGTGGGCGACGGCTTCCGGATCCACAGCAACGTCGTGGCCTCCCAGGCCGCCCTGCACCGCCGCTTCGGCGGCGTCGTCCCCGAACTGGCTTCGCGCAAGCACATCGAGCGGCTGCTGCCGGTGGTGGACGAGGCGCTGGAGCAGGCCGGGACCGACCTCGGCGGCATCGACGGGCTCGCCGTCACCCGGGGGCCGGGTCTGGTGGGGGCGCTGACGGTGGGCGTGGCCGCGGTGAAGGCCATGGCCCTGGCCCGCGGGCTGCCCTTTGTCGGCGTGAACCACCTCGAAGGCCACCTCTACAGCATCTTTCTGGCGGAGCCGGAGATCGCCTTTCCGGTCCTGGCGCTCATCGTCTCGGGGGCGCATGCCGACCTCGTGGTCATGCACGATCACGGGCGGTACGAGGTTCTCGGCCGCAGCCGCGACGACGCGGCCGGGGAGGCGTTCGACAAAGTGGCCCGGGCGATGGGGCTGGGCTATCCCGGCGGACCGGAACTCGACCGCCTGGGCAGCGGGGGGCGTCCGGACGCCGTACCCCTTCCGTTGCCGATGGCGGACGAATCCTGGGACTTTTCCTTCAGCGGGGTGAAGACGGCGGCGCTGCGGGCGTGGCGGGCCCACGGGGGCGACGGGGCGTTCCGCAGCGACCTGGCGGCCTCGCTGCAGCGCGTCGTGGTCGAGGTGCTGGTGCGCAAGACAATGCGGGCGGCGGAGCGCTACCTGCCCTCCACCGTGGCCGTGACCGGCGGCGTTGCCGCCAACTCCCGGCTGCGCGCGGAGATGGCCGAAGCCTGCCGCCGGCGCGGCCTCCGGCTGGTGATCCCGCCCCCGGTGCTGTGCACGGACAACGCGGCCATGATCGCCGCCGCCGGCCTGGTGCGCCTCACCCGCGGCGAGCGCTCGCCGCTGAATCTGTCCGCAGAGAGCGACCTCCCCCTCTAG